A genomic window from Nocardioides sp. BP30 includes:
- a CDS encoding MBL fold metallo-hydrolase has protein sequence MKLSIVGCSGSYPGPDSPASCYLVQADDAEGRTWNLLLDLGNGALGALHRYIDPLQLDAILLSHLHADHCIDITSYYVLRKYHPTGSQPVIPIHGPKGSARRLAHAFDLPRKPGMREEFAFHRYRDAFNIGPFTIEPRAVDHLGMPAYGMRITADGATLAYSGDTGPTDVLVELAEGADLFLCEASFREEDDNPPSLHLTGREAGEAAQRAGAKRLVITHVPPWHDAEKILAEAVPVFDGPAELARAGATYVLGAGA, from the coding sequence GTGAAGCTGTCGATCGTCGGGTGCAGCGGCTCCTACCCGGGCCCGGACTCGCCCGCCAGCTGCTACCTGGTCCAGGCCGACGACGCCGAGGGCCGCACCTGGAACCTCCTCCTGGACCTCGGCAACGGCGCTCTGGGCGCGCTGCACCGCTACATCGACCCCCTGCAGCTGGACGCGATCCTGCTCAGTCACCTGCACGCCGACCACTGCATCGACATCACCAGCTATTACGTGCTGCGCAAGTACCACCCCACCGGCTCGCAGCCGGTGATCCCCATCCACGGTCCGAAGGGCTCCGCGCGCCGCCTGGCGCACGCCTTCGACTTGCCCCGCAAGCCCGGGATGCGCGAGGAGTTCGCGTTCCACCGCTACCGGGACGCCTTCAACATCGGCCCCTTCACGATCGAGCCGCGGGCCGTCGACCACCTCGGCATGCCCGCGTACGGCATGCGGATCACCGCGGATGGCGCGACGTTGGCCTACAGCGGCGACACCGGGCCTACCGACGTACTGGTCGAGCTTGCCGAGGGCGCCGACCTGTTCCTGTGCGAGGCGTCCTTCCGGGAGGAGGACGACAACCCGCCCAGCCTGCACCTCACCGGGCGGGAGGCCGGCGAGGCCGCGCAGCGGGCGGGAGCCAAGCGACTCGTCATCACGCACGTCCCGCCGTGGCATGACGCGGAGAAGATCCTGGCCGAGGCCGTACCCGTCTTCGACGGCCCCGCGGAGCTCGCTCGGGCGGGCGCGACGTACGTCCTGGGTGCGGGAGCCTGA
- a CDS encoding ABC transporter permease → MTTVPQTQAAPARQSAGGGIPFSRLLQVEFRKSWDTRSGFWLLFSIGAIVFVAELIAAIVLAVNNESDVDFGTFATVAGFISQLLLPVLGIMLVTSEWSQRTAMVTFSLEPRRGRVVEAKMTVGLLWTALTVAFALMVGAVFNLLYGAIAGHLDWSGGAGITGFVITQTLAMLLGFALAALLLNTPAAIVIYFAYLFALPTILAIGSALMGWFKSFQEWINYSDAQSPLYDGFWNMSGSEWGKLLVSCALWFGIPLTLGLRRILRAEVK, encoded by the coding sequence ATGACCACCGTCCCCCAGACCCAGGCAGCCCCGGCGCGGCAGAGCGCAGGCGGCGGCATTCCGTTCAGCCGGCTGCTGCAGGTCGAGTTCCGCAAGTCCTGGGACACCCGCTCCGGCTTCTGGCTGCTGTTCTCGATCGGTGCCATCGTCTTCGTCGCAGAGCTGATCGCCGCGATCGTGCTGGCGGTGAACAACGAGAGCGATGTCGACTTCGGCACCTTCGCCACGGTGGCCGGCTTCATCAGCCAACTGCTTCTGCCGGTCCTCGGGATCATGCTGGTCACCTCCGAGTGGAGTCAGCGCACGGCGATGGTGACGTTCTCACTCGAGCCGCGACGCGGCCGCGTCGTCGAGGCCAAGATGACGGTCGGCCTACTCTGGACCGCCTTGACCGTCGCCTTCGCGCTCATGGTTGGTGCTGTCTTCAACCTGCTCTACGGCGCGATCGCAGGCCATCTCGACTGGTCGGGAGGAGCGGGGATCACCGGCTTCGTGATCACCCAGACGCTTGCGATGCTGCTCGGCTTCGCGCTGGCCGCGCTCCTGCTCAACACCCCGGCGGCCATCGTCATCTACTTCGCCTACCTGTTCGCGCTACCGACCATCCTCGCCATCGGCAGCGCCTTGATGGGCTGGTTCAAGTCCTTCCAGGAGTGGATCAACTACAGCGATGCCCAAAGCCCGCTCTACGACGGCTTCTGGAACATGAGCGGCTCAGAGTGGGGCAAGCTGCTCGTCTCCTGCGCTCTCTGGTTCGGCATCCCGCTCACCCTGGGACTGCGTCGGATCCTGCGCGCCGAGGTCAAGTAG
- a CDS encoding ABC transporter ATP-binding protein codes for MIKVEGLTRTYGSYTAVDDVSFECQPGRVTGFLGPNGAGKSTTMRIIVGLTPPTRGSATVKGVHYHDLPNPGRTVGVLLDASAQHDGRTGREVLSLGAMAMGLPASRVDEMLHLVSLSPSEAKRRIRNYSLGMRQRLGIAHALLGDPEVLILDEPANGLDPAGIRWMRGLLKSYADRGGTVLLSSHLLHEVELIADEMILIGKGKIVAQGDRQSLLAHNGKVEALVTSLDNEALSRALAAKGIGVVPAGDGLRVAAEPVEVGRTAVEHHIVLTDLRSGDGGLEELFLQLTADTQREGALA; via the coding sequence ATGATCAAGGTAGAGGGTCTGACCCGGACCTATGGGAGCTACACCGCCGTCGACGACGTCAGCTTCGAGTGTCAGCCGGGCCGGGTCACCGGCTTCCTCGGGCCCAACGGTGCCGGCAAGTCCACCACCATGCGCATCATCGTCGGCCTGACCCCGCCGACCAGGGGCAGCGCCACCGTCAAGGGGGTGCACTACCACGACCTGCCGAACCCCGGGCGCACGGTCGGGGTGCTGCTGGATGCGTCCGCCCAGCACGATGGCCGCACCGGCCGCGAGGTGCTGAGCCTGGGCGCGATGGCGATGGGTCTGCCCGCCAGCCGCGTCGACGAGATGCTGCACCTGGTCTCGCTCAGCCCGAGTGAGGCCAAGCGCCGCATCCGCAACTACTCGCTCGGCATGCGGCAGCGGCTGGGCATCGCGCATGCGTTGCTGGGCGATCCCGAGGTGCTCATCCTGGACGAGCCGGCCAACGGCTTGGACCCCGCAGGCATACGGTGGATGCGCGGTCTGCTCAAGTCGTACGCCGACCGGGGCGGCACCGTGCTGCTCTCCAGCCACCTGCTGCACGAGGTGGAGCTCATCGCCGACGAGATGATCCTCATCGGCAAGGGCAAGATCGTCGCTCAGGGTGACCGGCAGTCGCTGCTGGCACACAACGGCAAGGTCGAGGCGCTGGTCACCTCGCTGGACAACGAGGCGCTCTCCCGGGCGCTGGCCGCCAAGGGAATCGGCGTCGTACCCGCCGGCGACGGGCTGCGCGTGGCCGCCGAGCCGGTCGAGGTCGGCCGCACCGCCGTCGAGCACCACATCGTCCTGACCGACCTGCGCTCCGGCGACGGCGGTCTGGAGGAGCTGTTCCTGCAGCTCACCGCCGACACCCAGCGCGAAGGAGCACTGGCATGA
- a CDS encoding SDR family oxidoreductase encodes MARFENKTVLVTGGTSGIGLAAARRFAAEGARVFVTGRRQEALDQAVAEIGPAATGVRGDVADLADLDRVVAAIEKAGRGLDVVFANAGGGEFAAIEDITWQHYADTFNANVGGTIFTVQKALPLLNAGAAIVITSSNIDVKGVPAFSVYAASKAALRSFTRSWAAELTGRGIRVNSIAPGPIGTPGLSGLAPDAGAAEQLFEGLASGVPMGRLGTTDEVADPVLFLASDASSYLTGTELYVDGGASQV; translated from the coding sequence ATGGCACGCTTCGAGAACAAGACGGTCCTGGTCACCGGTGGCACGTCGGGCATCGGTCTGGCGGCGGCGCGGCGGTTCGCCGCGGAGGGCGCACGGGTCTTCGTGACCGGTCGACGCCAGGAGGCCCTCGACCAGGCGGTGGCCGAGATCGGTCCGGCCGCCACCGGCGTGCGCGGCGACGTCGCCGACCTGGCCGATCTGGATCGCGTGGTCGCCGCCATCGAGAAGGCGGGGCGCGGACTGGACGTGGTCTTCGCCAACGCCGGCGGCGGGGAGTTCGCCGCGATCGAGGACATCACCTGGCAGCACTACGCCGACACCTTCAACGCCAACGTGGGCGGCACGATCTTCACCGTGCAGAAGGCGCTTCCGCTGCTCAACGCCGGGGCGGCGATCGTGATCACCAGCTCCAACATCGACGTCAAGGGCGTGCCGGCGTTCAGCGTGTACGCCGCCTCCAAGGCAGCGCTGCGCTCCTTCACCAGGAGCTGGGCCGCCGAGCTCACCGGCCGGGGGATCCGGGTCAACAGCATCGCTCCCGGTCCGATCGGGACGCCCGGTCTCAGCGGCCTGGCACCGGATGCCGGCGCTGCCGAGCAGCTGTTCGAGGGCCTGGCCAGCGGGGTGCCGATGGGACGGCTGGGCACCACCGACGAGGTCGCCGACCCGGTGCTGTTCCTCGCCTCCGACGCCAGCTCCTACCTCACCGGCACCGAGTTGTACGTCGACGGCGGCGCCAGCCAGGTCTGA
- a CDS encoding DUF2017 domain-containing protein: MSGFAYHRRGRLIAATFSGFEADLLRSLSSQLIELLHDEASLPQEGGDPLEALLDFSGPTTEPEDPVLARLFPTAYPDDVEAAGEFRRFTEGSLRESKAAGASAIVDALEEAGLPPELLEDGLMIDVELDAAEAEVWVRTFTDLRLALATRLDVAEGDEDYWDQLSDDDPRGQVYGIYQWLGYLQETLVESLVKAA, from the coding sequence ATGAGCGGCTTCGCCTACCACCGCCGCGGCAGGCTGATCGCCGCCACGTTCTCCGGGTTCGAGGCCGACCTGCTGCGGTCGCTGTCCTCCCAGCTGATCGAGCTGCTGCACGACGAGGCCTCGCTTCCCCAGGAGGGCGGCGACCCGCTGGAGGCGCTGCTCGACTTCTCCGGCCCGACCACCGAGCCCGAGGATCCGGTCCTGGCCCGGCTGTTCCCGACCGCCTACCCCGACGACGTCGAGGCAGCCGGGGAGTTCCGTCGCTTCACCGAGGGCAGCCTGCGGGAGAGCAAGGCGGCCGGCGCGAGCGCGATCGTGGACGCGCTGGAGGAGGCCGGCCTGCCGCCGGAGCTGCTCGAGGACGGCTTGATGATCGACGTCGAGCTCGACGCCGCCGAGGCGGAGGTGTGGGTGCGCACCTTCACCGACCTGCGCCTCGCGCTCGCCACCCGACTCGACGTCGCGGAGGGTGACGAGGACTACTGGGACCAGCTCTCCGACGACGATCCGCGCGGCCAGGTCTACGGCATCTACCAGTGGCTGGGCTACCTCCAGGAGACGCTCGTCGAGTCCCTGGTCAAGGCCGCATAA
- the clpS gene encoding ATP-dependent Clp protease adapter ClpS, translating to MSAPSPVELDEPITDDLTTPATPWVTIVWNDPVNLMSYVTYVFQKYFGYEKKKAEKLMMEVHEDGRSAVSTGSREEMERDVQAMHGYGLWATLEKQG from the coding sequence ATGTCCGCGCCGAGCCCTGTGGAACTCGACGAACCGATCACCGACGACCTGACCACCCCGGCGACACCGTGGGTGACCATCGTCTGGAACGACCCGGTCAATCTGATGTCCTACGTCACCTACGTCTTCCAGAAGTACTTCGGCTACGAGAAGAAGAAGGCTGAGAAGCTGATGATGGAGGTGCACGAGGACGGCAGGTCCGCGGTGAGCACCGGAAGTCGCGAGGAGATGGAGCGCGACGTGCAGGCGATGCACGGCTACGGCCTGTGGGCGACCCTGGAGAAGCAGGGATGA
- a CDS encoding nicotinate phosphoribosyltransferase produces MLQAALASGTAGRRSVFELFPRRLPEGRRYGVVAGVGRALDALESFRFDPDVLAALGGIVDDTTLAWLGEYRFGGSVWGYAEGEAYFPHSPLLTVEATFAEAVLLETVLLSIYNHDGAIASAASRMTLAAGGRPCIEMGSRRTHEEAAVAAARAAYVAGFEATSNLAARARYGVPSTGTSAHAFTLLHDTERDAFAAQVASLGTGTTLLVDTYDIAEAVRVGIEVAGTGLGAVRIDSGDLGVLAHDVRAQLDSLGANETKIIVTSDLDEFAIASLAAAPVDGYGVGTQLVTGSGAPTCGFVYKLVAREDDGGAMVPVAKKSVDKASIGGRKYALRRRTSDGVAEAEVVGIGAPPRHAASTASGGGCDDRALVVPLVLDGEIVGREPLTAARDRHRAAIEELPIAVQSMMKGEPAIPTLFE; encoded by the coding sequence ATGCTGCAGGCGGCCCTGGCGAGCGGCACCGCCGGCCGCCGCAGCGTCTTCGAGCTGTTCCCCCGGCGGCTGCCCGAAGGACGCCGCTACGGCGTGGTCGCCGGCGTCGGCCGCGCGCTCGACGCGCTCGAGTCGTTCCGCTTCGACCCCGACGTGCTCGCTGCGCTCGGCGGGATCGTCGACGACACCACCCTGGCGTGGCTGGGCGAGTACCGCTTCGGCGGGTCGGTGTGGGGCTACGCCGAGGGCGAGGCCTACTTCCCGCACTCGCCCCTGCTCACGGTGGAGGCCACGTTCGCCGAGGCCGTGTTGCTGGAGACGGTGCTGCTCTCGATCTACAACCACGACGGCGCGATCGCCTCGGCGGCCTCCCGGATGACGCTGGCCGCCGGCGGACGACCGTGCATCGAGATGGGCTCGCGGCGCACCCACGAGGAGGCGGCCGTCGCCGCGGCCCGGGCCGCCTACGTGGCCGGCTTCGAGGCCACCTCCAACCTCGCGGCCCGGGCCCGCTACGGCGTGCCCTCGACGGGTACCTCCGCGCACGCCTTCACCCTCCTGCACGACACCGAGCGGGACGCGTTCGCCGCGCAGGTGGCCTCGCTGGGCACCGGCACCACCCTGCTGGTCGACACCTACGACATCGCCGAGGCGGTGCGGGTCGGCATCGAGGTCGCGGGCACCGGCCTGGGCGCTGTCCGTATCGACTCCGGCGACCTCGGCGTGCTCGCCCACGACGTACGCGCCCAGCTCGACTCGCTGGGCGCGAACGAGACCAAGATCATCGTCACCAGTGACCTGGACGAGTTCGCCATCGCCTCGCTCGCAGCCGCCCCCGTCGACGGGTACGGCGTGGGCACGCAGCTGGTCACCGGCTCGGGGGCTCCGACCTGCGGGTTCGTCTACAAGCTGGTCGCGCGCGAGGACGACGGCGGCGCAATGGTCCCGGTGGCCAAGAAGAGCGTGGACAAGGCCTCGATCGGCGGCCGCAAGTACGCGCTGCGGCGCCGTACGTCCGACGGGGTGGCCGAGGCCGAGGTCGTCGGAATCGGCGCTCCGCCGCGCCATGCAGCGTCGACCGCCTCGGGAGGAGGCTGCGACGACCGCGCGCTGGTGGTGCCCCTGGTGCTCGACGGCGAGATCGTCGGCCGCGAGCCGCTGACCGCTGCCCGCGACCGGCACCGCGCCGCGATCGAGGAGCTGCCGATCGCCGTGCAGTCGATGATGAAGGGCGAGCCGGCGATCCCGACGCTCTTCGAATGA
- a CDS encoding MoaD family protein, with translation MAIEVKIPTILRTYTGGEKAVSAQGTTLSALIDDLESNHTGIKDRLIDGGDLRRFVNVYVNDEDVRFIGGLEAELKDGDAVVILPAVAGGAR, from the coding sequence ATGGCCATCGAGGTCAAGATCCCGACCATCCTGCGCACCTACACCGGTGGCGAGAAGGCCGTCTCGGCCCAGGGCACCACGCTGAGCGCGCTCATCGACGACCTCGAGTCCAACCACACCGGCATCAAGGACCGCCTCATCGACGGCGGTGACCTGCGCCGGTTCGTGAACGTCTACGTCAACGACGAGGACGTGCGCTTCATCGGTGGCCTCGAGGCGGAGCTGAAGGACGGCGACGCGGTCGTCATCCTGCCGGCCGTCGCGGGCGGGGCGCGCTGA
- a CDS encoding nuclear transport factor 2 family protein: MDESVAALMRANLHLVFGERDAVRRTSAAESTYAEDVTFADEDGPITGREAVVERARALLDRVPPEFTFAEDGPIYGDGSRAALAWRFGPPGGAPVVRGLDIATIAAGRISALETLLLS, from the coding sequence ATGGACGAGAGTGTCGCCGCGCTGATGCGCGCCAACCTGCACCTGGTCTTCGGAGAGCGTGACGCCGTGCGACGGACCTCGGCCGCCGAGAGCACCTACGCCGAGGACGTCACCTTCGCCGACGAGGACGGCCCCATCACGGGCCGCGAGGCCGTCGTCGAGCGCGCTCGGGCGCTGCTCGACAGGGTGCCGCCGGAGTTCACCTTCGCCGAGGACGGCCCGATCTACGGTGACGGCTCCAGGGCCGCGCTCGCCTGGCGGTTCGGGCCGCCGGGCGGCGCGCCCGTGGTCCGCGGCCTGGACATCGCCACCATCGCCGCCGGCCGGATCAGCGCCCTCGAGACGCTGCTCCTCAGCTGA
- a CDS encoding alpha/beta fold hydrolase produces the protein MPYLRLRGVESYHEVAGDGPPVVLLHGGGCSLEELRPLAESLGGAYRVHAAERPGHGRTPDREGPYSYAEAVADTLAYLDALGLADAHLVGFSDGAIIGLLLARDHPGRVRSLVPIAANLDPGGLRTDGSERAMPTGLAHEIEVRNAALSPGGAELVARVEGKLHALWEVEPRIPATSLATITAPTLVMAGQHDLVALEHTALIARSVPGAELCIVPGTGHLLVVERPAFVSYVVRGFLDTVCAGSPIS, from the coding sequence GTGCCGTACCTGAGGCTGCGCGGCGTGGAGAGCTACCACGAGGTGGCCGGCGACGGGCCGCCCGTCGTGCTGCTGCACGGTGGCGGTTGCTCCCTGGAGGAGCTGCGCCCGCTGGCGGAGTCGCTGGGCGGTGCCTACCGCGTGCACGCCGCCGAGCGGCCGGGGCACGGTCGCACGCCCGACCGCGAGGGGCCCTACTCCTATGCCGAGGCCGTCGCCGACACGCTGGCCTACCTGGACGCGCTCGGCCTCGCCGACGCCCACCTGGTCGGGTTCAGCGACGGCGCGATCATCGGGCTGCTGCTGGCCCGCGACCACCCCGGCCGGGTCCGGTCGCTGGTCCCGATCGCGGCGAACCTCGATCCCGGCGGCTTGCGGACCGACGGCTCCGAGCGGGCGATGCCGACGGGCCTCGCGCACGAGATCGAGGTGCGCAACGCCGCGCTCTCGCCCGGGGGCGCGGAGCTCGTCGCCCGCGTGGAGGGGAAGCTGCACGCGCTGTGGGAGGTCGAGCCCCGCATCCCGGCGACCTCCCTGGCGACGATCACCGCGCCCACCCTGGTGATGGCCGGCCAGCACGATCTCGTCGCCCTGGAGCACACCGCGCTGATCGCCCGCTCGGTCCCGGGCGCCGAGCTCTGCATCGTGCCCGGGACCGGCCACCTGCTGGTGGTCGAGCGGCCCGCGTTCGTGTCCTACGTCGTGCGCGGGTTCCTCGACACCGTCTGCGCAGGCTCGCCGATCAGCTGA
- the murI gene encoding glutamate racemase, whose product MRGLIPSLDPDAPIGIFDSGFGGLTVARSVIDQLPHESILYVGDTARAPYGEKPIAEVREYALECLDHLVEQGVKALVIACNSASAAMLRDARERYDVPVVEVILPATRRAVAASRTGRIGVICTEATAESMAYDDAFAAAPHVTLTTQACPRFVPLVEQGITSGEDLLRAAHEYLDPLTSAGIDTLILGCTHYPLLTGVISYVMGDNVTLVSSAEESAKDVYRMLARRDLMRAGGEPAYTFLTTGAPEQFETIGRRFLGPELANARQFVGGLA is encoded by the coding sequence GTGCGCGGCCTGATCCCCTCCCTCGACCCCGATGCCCCGATCGGCATCTTCGACTCGGGCTTCGGTGGCCTCACCGTGGCGCGGTCGGTGATCGACCAGTTGCCGCACGAGTCCATCCTGTACGTCGGCGACACCGCGCGGGCGCCGTACGGCGAGAAGCCGATCGCAGAGGTCCGCGAGTATGCCCTGGAGTGCCTCGACCACCTCGTCGAACAGGGTGTCAAGGCCCTGGTCATCGCCTGCAACTCGGCGAGTGCGGCGATGCTGCGTGACGCCCGGGAGCGCTACGACGTGCCGGTCGTCGAGGTGATCCTGCCCGCGACCCGCCGCGCCGTCGCCGCCAGCCGGACCGGTCGGATCGGCGTGATCTGCACCGAGGCCACCGCCGAGTCGATGGCGTACGACGACGCCTTCGCGGCAGCGCCGCACGTCACCCTGACCACCCAGGCGTGCCCGCGGTTCGTGCCGCTGGTCGAGCAGGGCATCACCTCGGGCGAGGACCTGCTGCGGGCCGCCCACGAGTACCTCGACCCGCTCACCAGCGCCGGCATCGACACCTTGATCCTGGGGTGCACGCACTACCCGCTGCTGACGGGGGTCATCTCGTATGTGATGGGGGACAACGTCACGCTGGTGAGCAGCGCGGAGGAGTCGGCCAAGGACGTCTACCGGATGCTGGCCCGACGCGACCTCATGCGGGCTGGCGGCGAGCCGGCGTACACGTTCCTCACCACCGGTGCGCCCGAGCAGTTCGAGACGATCGGGCGGCGCTTCCTCGGACCGGAGCTGGCGAATGCGCGCCAGTTCGTGGGTGGGCTCGCCTAA
- a CDS encoding TetR/AcrR family transcriptional regulator: MSTTRGRPRAFDVDEALDRAVEVFWRLGYEGASLTALTEAMGINRPSLYAAFGDKEALFQRAVSRYAEVDMAYAREALDQPTAYEVVASFLHANVDALTQPDRPSGCLSVQGALATGSDGGRVAAFLASSRLAGERGLAERLARAVADGDLPAETDPEAMARFVMALSEGHAVHAAAGVDRASLHASVDVALRAIPQHA; encoded by the coding sequence ATGTCCACGACCCGCGGGAGGCCCCGGGCCTTCGACGTCGACGAGGCGCTCGATCGGGCGGTCGAGGTGTTCTGGCGGCTCGGGTACGAGGGCGCCTCCCTCACAGCACTGACCGAGGCCATGGGCATCAACCGTCCGAGTCTCTACGCCGCGTTCGGCGACAAGGAGGCGCTCTTCCAGCGCGCGGTGAGCAGGTACGCCGAGGTCGACATGGCCTACGCGCGCGAGGCGCTCGACCAGCCGACGGCGTACGAGGTGGTCGCGTCCTTCCTGCACGCGAACGTCGACGCGCTCACGCAGCCGGACCGCCCCTCGGGCTGCCTGTCGGTGCAGGGAGCGCTGGCCACCGGCTCCGATGGCGGACGCGTCGCAGCATTCCTGGCCTCCAGCCGCCTCGCCGGCGAGCGCGGGCTGGCCGAGCGGCTGGCGCGGGCGGTGGCCGACGGCGACCTCCCGGCCGAGACCGACCCGGAGGCGATGGCCCGGTTCGTGATGGCGCTCAGCGAGGGTCATGCGGTCCACGCCGCGGCCGGCGTCGACCGCGCCAGCCTGCACGCGTCGGTCGACGTGGCGCTGCGCGCGATCCCGCAGCACGCCTGA
- a CDS encoding M67 family metallopeptidase has product MLTIDQATYDAIVAHAKRDHPDEACGIVAGPEGSDRAERLVEMVNAAGSPTFYEFDSTDLLQLYKEMDARDEEPVVVYHSHTATEAYPSRTDIGLASEPNAHYVLVSTREHGNNPGPVEFRSYRIVEGEVTEEEVTVVPALS; this is encoded by the coding sequence GTGCTGACCATCGACCAGGCGACGTACGACGCCATCGTCGCCCACGCCAAGCGGGACCACCCCGACGAGGCCTGTGGCATCGTCGCCGGCCCGGAGGGCAGCGACCGTGCGGAGCGGTTGGTCGAGATGGTCAACGCGGCCGGCAGCCCGACGTTCTACGAGTTCGACTCCACCGACCTGCTCCAGCTCTACAAGGAGATGGACGCGCGCGACGAGGAGCCGGTGGTGGTCTACCACTCCCACACCGCGACCGAGGCCTATCCCAGCCGCACCGACATCGGCCTGGCCAGCGAGCCGAACGCCCACTATGTGCTGGTCAGCACCCGCGAGCACGGGAATAACCCGGGCCCCGTCGAGTTTCGTTCCTATCGGATCGTCGAGGGCGAGGTGACCGAGGAAGAGGTCACCGTCGTGCCGGCGCTGTCCTGA
- the rph gene encoding ribonuclease PH: protein MTSLTRADGRANDELRPITITRNWLDHAAGAVLIEFGRTRVLCAASASEGVPRWRKGSGLGWVTAEYAMLPASTNTRSDRESVKGRIGGRTHEISRLIGRSLRAVIDYEKLGENTIQIDCDVLQADGGTRTASITGAYIALADACAKLGVPQALTGSVAAISVGIIDGTPRLDLPYEEDVRAETDMNIVMTGAGKFVEVQGTAEGAAFDRAELDALLALGEKGCADLTRLQQEALAR from the coding sequence ATGACGAGCCTCACCCGCGCCGACGGCCGCGCCAACGACGAGCTGCGCCCCATCACCATCACCCGCAACTGGCTCGACCACGCCGCCGGGGCGGTGCTGATCGAGTTCGGCCGGACCAGGGTGCTGTGCGCTGCCTCGGCCTCCGAGGGTGTGCCGCGGTGGCGCAAGGGCTCGGGGCTGGGCTGGGTCACCGCCGAGTACGCGATGCTCCCGGCGTCCACGAACACCCGCTCGGACCGCGAGTCGGTCAAGGGCCGGATCGGCGGCCGCACGCACGAGATCTCCCGGTTGATCGGGCGCTCGCTGCGCGCCGTCATCGACTACGAGAAGCTGGGCGAGAACACCATCCAGATCGACTGCGACGTCCTCCAGGCCGACGGCGGCACCCGCACGGCGTCGATCACCGGCGCCTACATCGCGCTCGCGGACGCCTGTGCCAAGCTCGGCGTCCCGCAGGCGCTCACGGGTTCGGTGGCGGCGATCAGCGTGGGCATCATCGACGGCACCCCGCGGCTCGACCTGCCCTACGAGGAGGACGTCCGGGCCGAGACCGACATGAACATCGTCATGACCGGGGCCGGGAAGTTCGTCGAGGTGCAGGGCACCGCCGAGGGCGCCGCCTTCGATCGCGCCGAGCTCGACGCGCTGCTCGCCCTGGGGGAGAAGGGTTGCGCCGACCTGACCCGGCTCCAGCAGGAGGCCCTGGCGCGATGA
- a CDS encoding PLP-dependent cysteine synthase family protein, producing MVRYDNLISSVGGTPLIGLPRLSEMVGGGPGGAEVRLWAKLEDRNPTGSIKDRPALKMIEEAEKDGTLRPGCTILEPTSGNTGISLAMAAKLKGYRIVCVMPENTSEERRQLLRMWGAEIVSSPAAGGSNEAVRVAKRLAAEHPDWVMLYQYGNAANALAHQEGTGPELLADLPSITHFVAGLGTTGTLMGVSRFFRGAKPDVRIIAAEPRYGELVYGLRNLDEGFVPELYDASLIDSRFSVGPRDAVRRVRELLEFEGIFAGISTGAILHAALGQAAKCVKAGERADIAFVVADGGWKYLSTGAYEGTIDEAEEGLEGQLWA from the coding sequence ATGGTTCGCTACGACAACCTGATCAGCTCGGTCGGCGGTACGCCGCTGATCGGGCTGCCCAGGCTGTCGGAGATGGTCGGCGGTGGCCCGGGCGGCGCCGAGGTGCGGCTGTGGGCCAAGCTGGAGGACCGCAACCCCACCGGCTCGATCAAGGACCGCCCGGCCCTGAAGATGATCGAGGAGGCGGAGAAGGACGGCACCCTGCGTCCCGGCTGCACCATCCTCGAGCCGACCTCCGGGAACACCGGGATCTCACTCGCCATGGCGGCCAAGCTCAAGGGCTACCGGATCGTGTGCGTGATGCCGGAGAACACCTCCGAGGAGCGGCGTCAGCTGCTCCGGATGTGGGGCGCCGAGATCGTCTCCTCGCCGGCGGCCGGCGGCTCCAACGAAGCGGTCCGGGTGGCCAAGCGGCTCGCCGCCGAGCACCCCGACTGGGTGATGCTCTACCAGTACGGCAACGCCGCCAACGCGCTCGCCCACCAGGAGGGCACCGGCCCCGAGCTGTTGGCCGACCTGCCCTCGATCACGCACTTCGTCGCGGGCCTGGGCACCACCGGGACGCTGATGGGCGTGTCCCGCTTCTTCCGCGGCGCCAAGCCGGACGTGCGCATCATCGCCGCCGAGCCGCGCTACGGCGAGCTCGTCTACGGCCTGCGCAACCTCGACGAGGGCTTCGTGCCCGAGCTGTACGACGCCTCGCTGATCGACTCCCGCTTCTCGGTCGGCCCGCGCGACGCGGTCCGGCGGGTGCGCGAGCTGCTCGAGTTCGAGGGCATCTTCGCCGGCATCTCCACCGGCGCCATCCTGCACGCCGCCCTGGGCCAGGCCGCGAAGTGCGTGAAGGCCGGCGAGCGTGCCGACATCGCCTTCGTCGTCGCCGACGGCGGCTGGAAGTACCTCTCGACCGGCGCCTACGAGGGCACCATCGACGAGGCCGAGGAAGGCCTCGAGGGCCAGCTCTGGGCCTGA